The proteins below come from a single Nocardioides eburneiflavus genomic window:
- a CDS encoding glycosyltransferase translates to MTTSDVTGSDVTGAPTTPLLPRPRVGRLVVASVPANHVYVRHLSPEDGSGPVRLPDPPPAEAASSQQWWPPVMLDSAWVERNDFDVFHLHFGFDARSPAELRELVAALRRRGKPLVFTVHDLRNPHHPDRRDHDRQLDVLVPAADALVTLTQGAAREIRARWGRDALVVPHPHVVPLEVMRRAAAMREVQRRGPGKREFRIGLHVKSLRAGMHPHAVLPVLVDAVRDLPGAVLQVNGHTDVLDPDGKRYDAALAEALQDHAGRGEVDLRIHDYLDDDGLWAYLASLDVSVLPYRFGTHSGWLEACRDLGTAVVAPSCGYFADQAPVLTYGHDEDHLDATSLVTAVREAYAGHVAPAPDVEERRAQRARIAAAHARLYESLVGDGR, encoded by the coding sequence GTGACCACCTCGGACGTGACCGGCTCGGACGTGACCGGCGCACCCACGACGCCGCTGCTGCCGCGCCCCCGCGTGGGGCGCCTCGTCGTCGCCTCGGTGCCCGCCAACCACGTCTACGTCCGGCACCTCTCGCCCGAGGACGGCTCCGGGCCCGTACGCCTCCCCGACCCGCCGCCCGCCGAGGCCGCGTCCTCCCAGCAGTGGTGGCCGCCGGTGATGCTCGACTCCGCGTGGGTCGAGCGCAACGACTTCGACGTCTTCCACCTGCACTTCGGCTTCGACGCCCGGAGCCCCGCCGAGCTGCGAGAGCTCGTCGCCGCGCTCCGGCGCCGCGGCAAGCCGCTGGTGTTCACCGTCCACGACCTGCGCAACCCCCATCACCCGGACCGCCGCGACCACGACCGCCAGCTCGACGTGCTGGTGCCCGCGGCGGACGCCCTGGTCACCCTGACGCAGGGGGCCGCCCGCGAGATCCGTGCGCGGTGGGGTCGGGACGCCCTGGTGGTGCCGCATCCGCACGTCGTGCCACTGGAGGTGATGCGGCGCGCTGCTGCGATGCGGGAGGTCCAGCGACGCGGGCCGGGCAAGCGGGAGTTCCGGATCGGGCTGCACGTGAAGAGCCTGCGCGCTGGGATGCACCCGCACGCGGTGCTGCCCGTGCTGGTCGACGCCGTCCGCGACCTGCCCGGCGCCGTGCTCCAGGTCAACGGGCACACCGACGTGCTGGACCCGGACGGGAAGCGGTACGACGCCGCGCTCGCCGAGGCGCTGCAGGACCACGCCGGCCGCGGCGAGGTCGACCTGCGCATCCACGACTACCTCGACGACGACGGCCTGTGGGCCTACCTCGCCTCGCTCGACGTGTCGGTCCTGCCCTATCGCTTCGGCACCCACAGCGGCTGGCTCGAGGCCTGCCGCGACCTCGGCACCGCCGTCGTGGCGCCGTCCTGCGGCTACTTCGCCGACCAGGCGCCCGTGCTCACCTACGGGCACGACGAGGACCACCTCGACGCGACCAGCCTGGTCACGGCGGTGCGCGAGGCGTACGCCGGCCACGTCGCCCCCGCGCCCGACGTGGAGGAGCGGCGGGCGCAGCGTGCCCGCATCGCGGCCGCCCACGCGCGGCTGTACGAGTCCCTCGTGGGGGACGGCCGGTGA
- a CDS encoding glycosyltransferase family 4 protein, whose amino-acid sequence MRICLIASSRYPIREPFAGGLESMTATIARGLAARGHEVTLFAGAGSDESLPVRVLPLSAVEVSDAAMADKFAPGPDWLADHHAYLALMLSLSRTGAEDFDVVHNNSLHHLPIAMAPALDVPMLTTLHTPPLPMLESALALCTRPPHFVSVSDWTAAAWRHVVDSDVVPNGLELRDWPFGEGGGPAVWSGRIVPEKAPHLAVEACRLAGVPLVLAGPVQDRDYFDRELAPLLGGDVHHVGHLGGSELSALLRAASVALVTPVWDEPYGLVAAEAMASGTPVAGFSRGGLNQVVSPRSGVLVGAGDVAALAEAVAAASRLDRREVRAQAEASCSADVMVARYLDLYTLLVRRDDAA is encoded by the coding sequence GTGAGGATCTGCCTCATCGCCTCCAGTCGCTACCCCATCCGCGAGCCGTTCGCCGGAGGGCTGGAGTCGATGACGGCCACCATCGCGCGGGGCCTGGCCGCGCGCGGGCACGAGGTCACCCTGTTCGCCGGCGCCGGGTCCGACGAGTCGCTCCCCGTACGGGTCCTGCCGCTGTCGGCCGTGGAGGTCAGCGACGCGGCGATGGCCGACAAGTTCGCTCCCGGCCCCGACTGGCTCGCCGACCATCACGCCTACCTCGCGCTGATGCTCTCGCTCTCCCGCACCGGGGCCGAGGACTTCGACGTGGTCCACAACAACAGCCTCCACCACCTGCCCATCGCGATGGCCCCGGCGCTCGACGTGCCGATGCTCACCACGCTGCACACGCCGCCGCTGCCGATGCTGGAGTCCGCGCTCGCCCTGTGCACCCGGCCGCCGCACTTCGTCTCGGTGAGCGACTGGACCGCCGCCGCCTGGCGCCACGTCGTGGACAGCGACGTCGTGCCCAACGGCCTCGAGCTGCGCGACTGGCCCTTCGGCGAGGGCGGCGGGCCGGCGGTGTGGTCGGGTCGCATCGTCCCGGAGAAGGCACCCCACCTCGCCGTCGAGGCCTGCCGCCTGGCCGGGGTGCCGCTCGTGCTCGCCGGGCCGGTGCAGGACCGCGACTACTTCGACCGCGAGCTCGCCCCCCTCCTGGGCGGGGACGTCCACCACGTCGGCCACCTCGGGGGTAGCGAGCTCTCCGCGCTCCTCCGCGCCGCCTCGGTGGCACTGGTGACACCCGTGTGGGACGAGCCCTACGGGCTGGTCGCCGCGGAGGCGATGGCCAGCGGCACGCCCGTCGCCGGCTTCTCGCGCGGCGGTCTCAACCAGGTCGTGTCGCCACGCTCCGGAGTGCTCGTGGGCGCAGGAGACGTCGCCGCCCTCGCTGAGGCGGTCGCCGCCGCCTCCCGGCTCGACCGGCGCGAGGTCCGCGCCCAGGCCGAGGCCTCGTGCAGCGCGGACGTGATGGTCGCGCGCTACCTCGACCTCTACACCCTTCTCGTCCGCCGGGACGACGCCGCGTGA
- a CDS encoding glycosyltransferase produces the protein MTGVVGYYVHHVGSGHRHRAEALAARLADEGIPVTGLSSLPRPPSWRGDWVRLPPDDDGRPEDVTARDHLHWAPLRHDGTRARAAATSAWLEAARPDLVVVDVSVEVLLLTRLHGIPTVAVVLPGRRDDPAHRLGLGVAEALVGFWPRAARGMTPGLPDDLVERLVPVGALSRHPVRPALPSRPHGERSVALLLGSGGHDVGADDVRAAQRATPDWRWTVLGAGRETWVEDPSAVLAAADVVVTHAGQNALAETAAARRPAVVLPQARPHDEQRTTGAVLADGWPAVVRAAWPDAAEWTDVLDRAAALDPGGWRHWCDGWAADRFADVVLRTRARGLDGGAR, from the coding sequence GTGACCGGGGTCGTCGGCTACTACGTGCACCACGTCGGCAGCGGGCACCGGCACCGGGCCGAGGCGCTCGCCGCCCGCCTGGCCGACGAGGGGATCCCGGTGACCGGGCTGTCGTCCCTGCCGCGCCCGCCCTCCTGGCGCGGCGACTGGGTGCGGCTGCCGCCCGACGACGACGGCCGCCCCGAGGACGTCACCGCCCGCGACCACCTGCACTGGGCTCCGCTCCGCCACGACGGCACCCGCGCCCGCGCCGCGGCGACGTCGGCGTGGCTCGAGGCCGCGCGTCCCGACCTGGTGGTCGTCGACGTGTCGGTCGAGGTGCTGCTGTTGACCCGGCTGCACGGCATCCCCACGGTGGCGGTCGTGCTGCCCGGCCGGCGCGACGACCCCGCCCACCGGCTCGGCCTGGGCGTCGCCGAGGCACTCGTCGGCTTCTGGCCGCGGGCGGCTCGCGGCATGACGCCCGGCCTGCCCGACGACCTGGTCGAGCGCCTGGTGCCGGTGGGCGCGCTCTCCCGCCACCCCGTACGCCCCGCGCTCCCCAGCCGGCCGCACGGCGAGCGCAGCGTCGCGCTGCTCCTCGGGTCGGGCGGCCACGACGTCGGCGCCGACGACGTGCGCGCCGCGCAGCGCGCCACCCCCGACTGGCGGTGGACCGTGCTCGGGGCGGGCCGGGAGACCTGGGTCGAGGACCCGTCCGCGGTGCTCGCCGCGGCGGACGTCGTCGTCACCCACGCCGGGCAGAACGCGCTGGCCGAGACCGCCGCGGCCCGCCGCCCAGCCGTCGTGCTGCCGCAGGCGCGTCCCCACGACGAGCAGCGCACGACCGGCGCCGTGCTCGCCGACGGGTGGCCGGCCGTGGTCCGCGCCGCGTGGCCCGACGCGGCGGAGTGGACCGACGTCCTCGACCGGGCCGCCGCGCTCGACCCAGGCGGGTGGAGGCACTGGTGCGACGGCTGGGCGGCCGACCGGTTCGCCGACGTCGTCCTCAGGACCCGTGCCCGCGGCCTCGACGGGGGCGCGCGGTGA